Proteins encoded in a region of the Prunus persica cultivar Lovell chromosome G4, Prunus_persica_NCBIv2, whole genome shotgun sequence genome:
- the LOC18780889 gene encoding WD repeat-containing protein 25, which yields MDLLCNAYSNASDNEEEEEESAKQPRPENFTPPNSKRLKPVNPFTHTKTQNPLSGSTQFPARHIEAPVPGRYVSKRERSLLGSQPTASDPNPDALLLTTSPVFGSISDSDVPRDIKSLLRNKAKKGRAQLGQMPQRMSVPLSRHTKAVNAVHWSPTHAHLLASASMDQTICIWNVWSSDQKVARVLNFHNAAIKDVKWSGQGLFVLSCGYDSSSKLVDVERGIETQVYKEDQVVSVVKFHPDNFNLFVSGGSKGGLRLWDVRNGKVVHEYVRGHDPILDVEFTTNGKQIISSSDVSGRNLSENSIVVWDVSRQVPLSNQVYVEAYTCPCVRCHTFEPFFVAQSNGNYIAIFSSIPPFKLNKYKRYESHGVSGFPIKCVFSVDGEKLISGSSDGSIYFYDYRSSELVRKIKAYEQACIDIAIHPSIPNVIASCSWNGEVSVFE from the exons ATGGATCTTCTCTGCAACGCATACTCAAACGCCTCAGACAacgaagaagaggaagaagaatcGGCTAAACAACCCAGACCCGAAAACTTCACGCCCCCGAATTCGAAGCGGCTCAAACCCGTTAACCCATTTACACATACTAAAACTCAGAATCCTCTGTCGGGCTCAACCCAGTTCCCGGCCCGCCATATAGAAGCTCCGGTTCCTGGTAGATACGTATCCAAGAGAGAGCGCTCTCTCTTGGGTTCCCAACCTACCGCCTCCGACCCGAACCCGGATGCTTTGCTGCTGACAACCTCTCCTG TTTTTGGGAGTATTTCGGATTCTGATGTTCCTCGTGATATTAAGTCATTGTTGagaaacaaagcaaaaaaggGTCGTGCACAGCTTGGCCAGATGCCTCAAAGAATGTCTGTGCCTCTAAGCAGACATACCAAAGCTGTTAATGCTGTACATTGGTCACCAACTCATG CTCATCTTCTTGCATCTGCTTCGATGGATCAAACAATCTGCATATGGAATGTGTGGAGCAGTGATCAGAAGGTAGCCcgtgttttgaattttcacaATGCTGCTATCAAAGATGTGAAATGGTCGGGGCAAGGGTTGTTTGTGCTTTCTTGTGGATATGACTCCTCATCAAAGCTAGTGGATGTTGAAAGGGGGATAGAGACTCAGGTTTATAAGGAGGATCAAGTTGTTAGTGTTGTTAAATTCCATCCTGATAATTTCAACCTCTTCGTTTCTGGGGGGTCCAAAGGCGGTCTGAGGTTGTGGGATGTTAGAAATGGCAAGGTGGTCCATGAATACGTTCGAGGTCACGATCCCATCCTTGATGTTGAATTCACCACGAATGGCAAGCAGATTATATCGTCTAGTGATGTATCTGGACGCAACCTTAGTGAAAATTCTATTGTTGTTTGGGATGTTTCACGACAAGTTCCACTCTCTAATCAG gtttatgtggaagccTACACATGTCCCTGTGTGAGATGCCACACATTTGAACCATTTTTCGTTGCCCAGTCAAATGGTAATTATATTGCAATCTTCTCTTCAATCCCCCCCTTCAAGCTGAACAAGTACAAGAGGTATGAAAGCCATGGGGTATCAGGATTTCCCATTAAATGCGTGTTTAGCGTGGATGGGGAAAAGCTAATCTCGGGCTCCTCTGATGGGTCTATATACTTCTACGACTATAGGTCTTCTGAGCTTGTCAGAAAAATCAAGGCATATGAGCAGGCTTGCATTGACATTGCTATCCACCCCAGCATACCTAATGTGATTGCTTCATGCAGTTGGAATGGAGAGGTTTCAGTGTTCGAGTAA